The Pseudofrankia inefficax genome window below encodes:
- a CDS encoding DUF1214 domain-containing protein: protein MTALPTWTDQLRALEGVAENLIATWRPDGATEAETQDMNKLALSILADGYLCHVYTDARRPVFMPLWNFACNQGGPNPDYVYLTTEVDPAGVYEISGFRGTTRFVEITQQESEMTSPKHFERRTGPPLRVTNDLDELTIGADGSFRVTLSARRPDGHDGDWWPLDPRTRKLLMRKCACDWTHEVDARVAINRLDDPGADMTPAESAGRFSDLAEWIDGMIRFDMQLVRYYREHHGINVLLRSQWIEDAGGLAKQAYYDGIHQIADDEALIVEFPVPTECHYWQILVADDRFSTVDWVNRQSSLNDFQARVDPDGWFRAVVSRQDPGVHNWLDKADFPWGILQARFYRANEYPKATVTKVPVADVLKHLPPDTVVVTPAERAQQLRIRREGAQLRRIW, encoded by the coding sequence ATGACCGCGCTTCCGACCTGGACAGACCAGCTGCGCGCGCTCGAAGGCGTGGCGGAGAACCTGATAGCCACCTGGCGGCCGGACGGCGCGACCGAGGCCGAGACGCAGGACATGAACAAGCTCGCCCTGTCGATCCTCGCCGACGGGTACCTGTGCCACGTCTACACCGATGCCCGCCGGCCCGTGTTCATGCCCTTGTGGAACTTCGCGTGCAACCAGGGCGGGCCCAACCCGGACTACGTCTACCTGACGACCGAGGTCGACCCGGCCGGCGTCTACGAGATCTCGGGCTTCCGCGGCACGACCCGGTTCGTCGAGATCACGCAGCAGGAATCGGAGATGACCAGCCCGAAGCATTTCGAGCGCCGGACCGGTCCCCCGCTGCGGGTCACCAACGACCTCGACGAGCTCACCATCGGCGCCGACGGGTCGTTCCGCGTCACGCTCAGCGCGCGGCGCCCGGACGGCCACGACGGCGACTGGTGGCCGCTCGACCCCCGTACCCGCAAGCTCCTGATGCGCAAATGCGCCTGCGACTGGACGCATGAGGTCGACGCCCGGGTCGCGATCAACCGCCTGGACGACCCCGGCGCGGACATGACCCCGGCCGAGAGCGCCGGCCGGTTCTCGGACCTGGCCGAGTGGATCGACGGGATGATCCGGTTCGACATGCAGCTCGTCCGGTACTACCGGGAGCACCACGGCATCAACGTCCTGCTGCGTTCCCAGTGGATCGAGGACGCCGGCGGCCTGGCGAAACAGGCCTACTACGACGGCATCCACCAGATCGCCGACGACGAGGCGCTGATCGTCGAGTTCCCCGTCCCGACCGAATGCCACTACTGGCAGATCCTCGTCGCCGACGACCGGTTCTCCACCGTCGACTGGGTGAACCGCCAGTCGAGCCTCAACGACTTCCAGGCCCGCGTCGACCCCGACGGCTGGTTCCGCGCCGTCGTCTCCAGGCAGGACCCCGGGGTGCACAACTGGCTCGACAAGGCCGACTTCCCGTGGGGAATCCTCCAGGCCCGTTTCTACCGGGCCAACGAATACCCCAAGGCGACGGTGACCAAGGTGCCAGTCGCGGACGTGCTCAAGCACCTACCCCCCGACACCGTCGTGGTCACTCCCGCCGAGCGGGCCCAACAGCTGCGGATCCGACGCGAGGGCGCCCAACTACGCCGCATCTGGTGA
- a CDS encoding acyl-CoA thioesterase — protein sequence MNSPVQPHLDAMLDALDGLLRALEPEQLAEDRSQVPPDTVSTAGRVYGGQLLAQALIAAGRSVTGKAPHSLHASFVRAGTPGRPLELATDRVRDGRSMATRQVTVTEDGKPLLVAIAAFHGADPGPGAAVSAPAVPPPDELPGLQQWAAELPADLREYGRHWIERPPPIEFRMAEAPSFLGGPRAGMAASASRSHWMRLPRSVGDDPLLHLALLAYASDFLLMDMIFRGHPGAAGPGRCNGLSLDHAIWFHRPTRFDQWHLHTQEAVTIVGNRGLVRGAIHDADGQLVATVMQEVLVIPEATR from the coding sequence GTGAACTCGCCCGTGCAGCCCCATCTCGACGCGATGCTCGACGCGCTCGATGGTCTCCTAAGGGCCCTCGAACCGGAACAGCTCGCCGAGGATCGTTCTCAGGTGCCACCCGACACCGTCAGCACGGCCGGACGGGTCTACGGCGGCCAACTCCTCGCCCAGGCGCTCATCGCCGCCGGCCGCTCGGTGACCGGCAAGGCCCCGCACTCGCTGCACGCCTCCTTCGTGCGCGCCGGAACCCCCGGCCGGCCGCTGGAACTGGCCACCGACCGGGTACGCGACGGACGCTCGATGGCGACCCGGCAGGTCACCGTGACCGAGGACGGCAAGCCGCTGCTCGTCGCGATCGCCGCGTTCCACGGCGCCGATCCCGGACCAGGCGCGGCCGTCAGCGCCCCCGCGGTGCCGCCACCGGACGAGCTGCCGGGGCTGCAACAGTGGGCCGCCGAGCTGCCGGCCGACCTTCGGGAGTACGGACGCCACTGGATCGAGCGGCCACCGCCGATCGAGTTCCGCATGGCCGAGGCGCCCTCGTTCCTCGGCGGCCCGCGGGCCGGTATGGCCGCGAGCGCCTCCCGGTCGCACTGGATGCGCCTGCCGCGCTCCGTCGGCGACGACCCGCTGCTGCACCTGGCGCTGCTCGCCTATGCCAGCGACTTCCTGCTGATGGACATGATCTTTCGCGGCCACCCGGGAGCGGCCGGCCCAGGCCGCTGCAACGGCCTGAGCCTCGACCACGCCATCTGGTTCCATCGGCCCACCCGCTTCGACCAATGGCACCTGCACACCCAGGAAGCGGTCACCATCGTCGGCAACCGGGGCCTCGTCCGTGGCGCGATCCACGACGCCGACGGCCAGCTGGTCGCCACCGTCATGCAGGAGGTTCTTGTGATCCCGGAGGCCACGCGATGA
- a CDS encoding VOC family protein, translating into MSPIEHRLFQQSWPEGEYRFFQQGFLVDDVLAAAARWARVFGVGPFHVMPAFDQTALHRGAEATITLQVAVAQAGPVQIELIQQHCDRPSVFRDWSRGGTCAFHQLATVTPDYDKKKAHYEGLGYEIVTESLSGRFRVAFVDTVADFGFYTEVVESTPGFLANLGKIARASEAWDGTDPVRMLGPDGRVK; encoded by the coding sequence ATGAGCCCGATCGAGCACCGCCTGTTCCAGCAGTCCTGGCCCGAGGGCGAGTACCGGTTCTTCCAGCAGGGCTTCCTCGTCGACGACGTGCTCGCCGCCGCGGCCCGCTGGGCCCGGGTCTTCGGCGTGGGGCCCTTTCACGTCATGCCGGCCTTCGACCAGACCGCGCTGCACCGGGGCGCGGAGGCCACGATCACGCTCCAGGTCGCGGTCGCGCAGGCCGGTCCGGTGCAGATCGAGCTGATCCAGCAGCACTGCGACCGTCCCAGCGTGTTCCGTGACTGGAGCCGCGGTGGGACCTGCGCGTTCCACCAACTGGCGACGGTGACGCCCGACTACGACAAGAAGAAGGCCCACTACGAGGGGCTGGGCTACGAGATCGTCACCGAAAGCCTGTCCGGCCGGTTCCGCGTCGCCTTCGTCGACACGGTCGCGGACTTCGGTTTCTATACCGAGGTCGTCGAGAGCACGCCCGGCTTCCTGGCCAACCTGGGCAAGATCGCGCGGGCGTCGGAGGCCTGGGACGGGACCGACCCCGTCCGGATGCTCGGCCCCGACGGAAGGGTGAAGTGA
- a CDS encoding helix-turn-helix transcriptional regulator — MAADDRFVGRQDELDLLRRRLADARAGSGGVVMVSGPAGIGKTRLIEELVAEAAPTPVVWGSAVADQGAPPLWPWTRALRGLPGPRDALSAVVAGDAQREHGSAQDAAATTFAADTQVIDALAATAAAAGLVIVLDDLHWADRATLRLLARVATEVRRLPVLVVGAHRGALAGALDALPRHGATDDVHLGPLAPAEAGAYLTSAVARSDPRAVRRAIELSGGNPLYLRTLSRVAAGPLRGDGGWAAAVGEAAEFRGLVTAAMRSAGPVAADAVEALSVLGAEADPALLGGLIGVDAGVAAHRLLPAVPTGLVEVAPVAGAPVRFAHSLVHDAVYASLAPRRRLTLHRRAAELLEPLARGRDERAGAVARHWARADEPSRAAGWAVRAADAARAAGAYDEAASYLESALDAADRAPADCGVDTTEVLLDLARAQYLGGHITAALASCERAATDGERSGRADVVARAAITVQGIGHPDTNARVEALCRRALAVGATGTAVLRSRIQAALACALIELGQVDEAARWSAQALVEAEATGDTDAELDAIHARVMVAWRPDQADEVYALGGRAIDLAGPTERPLARLWAHAWRSDRAVHRADLAAARIEVEAMRALAAQTGLPLVRWHLLRRRASFAALAGDFDGCRRLGGEAFALAVTWHDTSAHYIHLGQTVGLAMVRGDRTDLAAGWDLHLAEVHSLPPVARALLAAALHLAGRDAEAFDLYEPLLPVLVAARTAHDAAALTYLAFLATEFGDVPGCVKVRDWMAATLTTTLAVGAGSVFFYGATARVLGQLELGAGRPEAAIPLLEEGIRVDARLGARPFVVHGRLALARALTATGAIRPAAELARQAAADARRLDLPGPLRAADALIADAAGLARATDPLSDRENEVLALVAQAMSNRDIARALVLSERTVESHMRRILAKTGCANRVELARWRERRRS; from the coding sequence GTGGCAGCCGATGACCGCTTCGTCGGGCGGCAGGACGAACTCGACCTGCTGCGCCGGCGGCTGGCCGACGCTCGGGCCGGATCCGGCGGCGTGGTCATGGTCAGCGGCCCGGCGGGGATCGGCAAGACCCGGCTGATCGAGGAGCTCGTGGCCGAGGCCGCCCCGACACCGGTCGTGTGGGGCAGCGCGGTCGCGGACCAGGGTGCGCCTCCGCTGTGGCCGTGGACCCGCGCGCTGCGCGGCCTGCCCGGGCCGCGTGACGCGCTGTCGGCGGTTGTCGCGGGTGACGCGCAACGGGAGCACGGCAGCGCTCAGGACGCGGCGGCGACCACCTTCGCCGCCGACACCCAGGTCATCGACGCCCTGGCGGCGACGGCCGCGGCGGCCGGGCTGGTGATCGTCCTGGACGACCTGCACTGGGCCGACCGCGCGACGCTGCGGCTGCTCGCCCGCGTCGCCACCGAGGTCCGACGCCTGCCGGTTCTGGTGGTCGGCGCCCACCGCGGCGCGCTCGCCGGCGCGTTGGACGCGCTACCGCGACACGGCGCCACCGACGACGTGCACCTCGGGCCGCTGGCTCCCGCCGAGGCCGGCGCCTACCTCACGTCGGCCGTGGCGCGGTCCGATCCGCGCGCGGTGCGCAGGGCGATCGAACTGTCCGGTGGCAATCCCCTCTACCTGCGCACGCTCAGTCGGGTCGCGGCCGGGCCGCTGCGCGGCGACGGCGGTTGGGCGGCCGCGGTCGGCGAGGCGGCCGAGTTCCGCGGCCTCGTCACGGCGGCGATGCGCTCCGCCGGGCCGGTCGCGGCCGACGCCGTCGAGGCGCTCAGCGTGCTCGGCGCCGAGGCCGACCCGGCCCTGCTCGGCGGCCTGATCGGGGTCGACGCCGGTGTCGCCGCGCATCGGCTGCTCCCGGCCGTGCCGACCGGCCTGGTGGAGGTCGCACCGGTCGCCGGCGCGCCGGTCCGGTTCGCGCACTCGCTGGTCCACGACGCCGTCTACGCCTCGCTCGCCCCGCGGCGCCGGCTCACGCTGCACCGCCGCGCCGCGGAACTGCTGGAGCCCCTCGCCCGGGGACGCGACGAGCGGGCTGGCGCCGTCGCCCGGCACTGGGCCCGCGCCGACGAGCCGAGCCGGGCCGCGGGCTGGGCCGTGCGGGCCGCCGACGCCGCACGGGCCGCCGGCGCGTACGACGAGGCGGCGTCCTACCTGGAGTCCGCCCTCGACGCGGCCGACCGGGCACCGGCGGACTGCGGCGTCGACACCACCGAGGTGCTGCTCGACCTGGCCCGCGCGCAGTACCTCGGTGGCCACATCACGGCGGCCCTCGCCAGCTGCGAACGCGCGGCCACCGACGGAGAACGGTCCGGCCGGGCCGATGTGGTGGCCCGCGCCGCGATCACCGTGCAGGGCATCGGCCATCCCGACACCAACGCGCGGGTCGAGGCCCTCTGCCGCCGCGCCCTCGCCGTGGGCGCCACGGGCACCGCGGTGCTGCGTTCCCGGATCCAGGCCGCGCTGGCCTGCGCGCTGATCGAGCTCGGCCAGGTGGACGAGGCGGCCCGCTGGTCGGCGCAGGCCCTGGTCGAGGCCGAGGCCACCGGGGACACCGACGCCGAGCTGGACGCGATCCACGCCCGGGTGATGGTCGCCTGGCGGCCCGACCAGGCGGACGAGGTGTACGCGCTCGGAGGCCGGGCCATCGACCTCGCCGGTCCGACCGAACGCCCGCTCGCCCGCCTGTGGGCCCACGCGTGGCGGTCCGACCGCGCGGTCCACCGGGCGGACCTGGCCGCGGCCCGCATCGAGGTGGAGGCGATGCGCGCGCTCGCCGCCCAGACCGGGCTTCCGTTGGTGCGCTGGCACCTGCTGCGCCGCCGAGCCTCCTTCGCCGCGCTCGCGGGGGATTTCGACGGCTGCCGCCGGCTGGGCGGCGAGGCCTTCGCGCTGGCCGTCACCTGGCATGACACGTCAGCCCACTACATCCATCTCGGCCAGACCGTGGGCCTGGCCATGGTGCGCGGCGACCGGACCGACCTCGCCGCGGGCTGGGACCTGCACCTCGCCGAGGTCCACAGCCTCCCGCCGGTCGCCCGCGCGCTGCTCGCCGCGGCGCTGCACCTCGCGGGTCGCGACGCCGAGGCCTTCGACCTCTACGAGCCGCTGCTGCCGGTGCTGGTCGCCGCCCGTACCGCGCACGACGCCGCGGCCCTGACCTACCTGGCGTTCCTGGCGACCGAGTTCGGCGACGTCCCCGGCTGCGTCAAGGTCCGTGACTGGATGGCGGCCACGCTCACGACCACGCTGGCGGTCGGCGCGGGGTCGGTGTTCTTCTACGGCGCCACCGCGCGCGTGCTCGGCCAGCTGGAACTCGGTGCTGGCCGGCCGGAGGCGGCGATCCCGCTGCTGGAAGAGGGAATCCGGGTCGACGCCCGGTTGGGTGCTCGTCCGTTCGTCGTCCACGGTCGCCTGGCTCTGGCGCGCGCGCTCACCGCCACCGGAGCGATCCGACCGGCCGCCGAGCTGGCCCGGCAGGCCGCCGCCGACGCGCGCCGGCTCGACCTGCCGGGCCCGCTGCGGGCGGCCGACGCCCTGATCGCCGACGCCGCGGGCCTGGCCCGTGCCACCGATCCGCTCTCCGACCGCGAGAACGAGGTACTGGCGCTGGTCGCGCAGGCGATGTCCAACCGGGACATCGCCCGTGCACTGGTGCTGTCCGAACGGACCGTCGAGAGCCACATGCGTCGAATCCTGGCCAAGACCGGCTGCGCCAACCGCGTCGAACTCGCGCGGTGGCGCGAACGACGTCGATCATGA
- a CDS encoding NAD-dependent epimerase/dehydratase family protein, which produces MLSGEKILITGPTGRIAFGLAETLAADNEVWGIARFGDPAARAEIEALGVTTRAVDLGDGDFGDLPSDFTYLLHIAADFGNDYERALRVNGEGTGLLLAHCRTAKAALVMSTLTVYKPHPDPWHPFREDDPLGDAGLPEPRPYSIGKIAQEAVARYCARAFDLPVTIARMGSAYGARGGLPASSLHAIAAGRPVTARWDPLPYSPIHYDDINAQCEALLAVASTPARIVNWSGDEPVTVQQWSAYFGELLGVEATVAVEPVPGASLGSVGDHARRSTITGPCRVDWRDGFRRMAAHFYPDRVKAS; this is translated from the coding sequence GTGCTGAGCGGCGAGAAGATCCTCATCACCGGGCCGACCGGACGGATCGCGTTCGGTCTCGCCGAGACGCTGGCGGCGGACAACGAGGTCTGGGGCATCGCCCGCTTCGGCGATCCGGCGGCGCGCGCCGAGATCGAGGCGCTGGGGGTGACGACCCGCGCCGTGGACCTGGGCGACGGCGACTTCGGTGATCTCCCCTCCGACTTCACGTACCTGCTGCACATCGCGGCGGACTTCGGGAACGACTACGAGCGCGCGCTACGGGTCAACGGCGAGGGAACGGGCCTCCTGCTGGCGCACTGCCGCACGGCGAAGGCCGCGCTGGTGATGTCGACGCTGACCGTCTACAAGCCGCACCCGGATCCGTGGCACCCCTTCCGGGAGGACGACCCGCTGGGCGACGCCGGCCTGCCCGAGCCGAGGCCGTACTCGATCGGCAAGATCGCCCAGGAGGCGGTCGCCCGGTACTGCGCCCGGGCGTTCGACCTTCCGGTCACCATCGCCCGGATGGGCAGCGCCTACGGTGCCCGCGGCGGTCTGCCCGCGTCCTCCCTGCACGCGATCGCCGCCGGCCGGCCGGTCACGGCTCGTTGGGATCCGCTCCCCTACAGCCCGATCCACTACGACGACATCAACGCCCAGTGCGAGGCGCTGCTCGCCGTCGCCAGCACGCCGGCGCGGATCGTGAACTGGTCCGGCGACGAGCCGGTGACGGTCCAGCAGTGGTCCGCGTACTTCGGCGAGCTGCTCGGTGTCGAGGCCACGGTCGCCGTCGAGCCCGTCCCCGGGGCCTCGCTCGGCTCCGTCGGGGACCACGCCAGGAGGTCAACGATCACCGGGCCCTGCCGGGTCGACTGGCGCGACGGCTTCCGCCGGATGGCCGCCCACTTCTACCCCGACCGCGTGAAGGCGAGCTGA
- a CDS encoding GntR family transcriptional regulator, translating to MASRPIPRKKTSPAVVDYILEQIFEGHLKSGDRIDLDQVCRDLDVSRLPVREAIVMLERDGLVTSTYHRGVFVEPFDAKSVIDDFEIIGLLSGVAVRRLAEEQDREVITELEGLVDELRAAPAGDRDRTIELVRTILTTEHRAGGSRRLRAELRAFTGYLPLVFRISTNRSHDEIVEAHARVVRAVAAGDGEKAARYRVDDFRDAGRKVVQELARRGVLSGE from the coding sequence GTGGCGTCTCGTCCCATCCCGCGGAAAAAGACGAGCCCCGCCGTCGTGGACTACATCCTGGAGCAGATCTTCGAAGGCCATCTCAAGTCGGGCGACCGCATCGACCTGGACCAGGTCTGCCGCGACCTCGACGTGAGCCGGCTCCCCGTCCGCGAAGCCATCGTGATGCTGGAGCGGGACGGCCTCGTCACCTCCACCTACCACCGCGGCGTCTTCGTCGAGCCGTTCGACGCCAAGTCGGTCATCGACGATTTCGAGATCATCGGGCTGCTCAGCGGCGTCGCGGTCCGGCGGCTGGCCGAGGAGCAGGACCGCGAGGTGATCACCGAACTCGAAGGTCTGGTCGACGAGCTGCGGGCCGCGCCGGCGGGTGACCGGGACCGGACGATCGAACTCGTACGCACGATCCTCACCACCGAGCACCGCGCCGGCGGCTCCCGCCGGCTGCGCGCCGAGCTGCGCGCCTTCACCGGCTATCTGCCGCTGGTCTTTCGCATCAGCACCAACCGAAGCCACGACGAGATCGTCGAGGCGCACGCCCGCGTCGTGCGCGCCGTCGCCGCGGGCGACGGCGAGAAGGCCGCCCGCTACCGGGTGGACGACTTCCGCGACGCCGGCCGGAAGGTCGTCCAGGAGCTGGCCCGCCGCGGCGTGCTCAGCGGCGAGTAG
- the gshB gene encoding glutathione synthase — protein MKIAFVADPLESLDATVDTTVGLMHAAQDRGAEVWATEAVRLEAVRGRARAQARRVRLAPTHPAGGCRWSVADAWFTASAPTIVWLDDMDALFMRTEPPLDATYTTATLILDLLVPARTALINDPRGLRACSEHLLALHFDDLIPPTVVTADGDTIRDFLTQHGTAVLKPVDGFGGRGVLRLDRHDPNLASLLELATAGGTRAVVVQRFLREVAAGNKRVFVIAGEPVGAVYRYPAAGDFRIGDATAQAPITDRDREICARLAPVLRANGIHLAGLDVIGPHLIEVNVTSVGALRKADALLGWTLCADLLDSVLPAPTLERSA, from the coding sequence ATGAAGATCGCTTTCGTGGCCGACCCGCTGGAGTCGTTGGACGCCACGGTCGACACCACGGTCGGTCTGATGCACGCCGCGCAGGACCGCGGCGCCGAGGTGTGGGCCACCGAGGCCGTCCGCCTGGAGGCGGTCCGCGGCCGGGCCCGGGCCCAGGCCCGTCGGGTGCGGCTGGCGCCGACCCACCCGGCCGGTGGCTGCCGCTGGTCCGTGGCCGACGCCTGGTTCACCGCGTCGGCACCGACCATCGTGTGGCTCGACGACATGGACGCCCTGTTCATGCGCACCGAACCGCCGCTGGACGCGACCTACACCACGGCGACGCTGATCCTCGACCTGCTCGTGCCCGCGCGTACGGCCCTCATCAATGACCCTCGCGGGCTGCGCGCCTGCAGCGAGCATCTGTTGGCGCTGCATTTCGACGACCTGATACCGCCAACCGTCGTCACCGCCGACGGCGACACCATCCGCGACTTCCTGACGCAGCACGGCACAGCGGTGCTGAAACCCGTCGACGGGTTCGGCGGCCGCGGAGTCCTCCGACTGGACCGGCACGACCCCAATCTCGCGTCACTCCTCGAACTCGCCACGGCCGGTGGCACGCGCGCCGTCGTGGTGCAGCGGTTCCTGCGCGAGGTCGCCGCCGGGAACAAGCGCGTCTTCGTCATCGCCGGCGAGCCGGTGGGCGCCGTCTACCGGTACCCGGCCGCCGGCGACTTCCGGATCGGTGACGCGACGGCGCAGGCGCCGATCACGGACCGCGACCGCGAGATCTGCGCCCGGCTCGCCCCCGTGCTGCGGGCCAACGGCATCCACCTCGCCGGACTCGACGTCATCGGCCCCCACCTCATCGAAGTCAACGTGACCAGCGTGGGCGCCCTGCGCAAGGCCGACGCCCTGCTCGGCTGGACCCTCTGCGCGGACCTTCTGGACAGTGTCCTGCCCGCGCCGACCCTGGAGAGAAGCGCATGA
- a CDS encoding Fic family protein, with protein sequence MLYPTPPRTPADDRVLAEIDVMRQALRHQIQTTPSKWTAGLRKFLTADAVAASNSIEGFKVSTIDVEDLIDGERDVEVSEENRDETLAYERMMAYIQTLHDAQDFSYSKGLFNALHWMLQGHRHTARRPAGQWRRGPVYVTDARDPSIAAYTAPDVDTVPALMKELVDWLDTDDDAHPLVRAAMAHLHLVSIHPWADGNGRMSRSLQTLMIAREGVLAPEFSSIEAWLGRPGNTWEYYRELAGRGPTYVPDQDVASWIRFNLTAYHQQAQTVQGRLDRSGRVWGALSEFAAATGLDERVVTALHDVAMAGRVRRSRYEEAEGLSLQQAQRDLRDLTTAQVLVPVGRTRARYYTAGPRFPQPALDLAGTPMTLRDPYSG encoded by the coding sequence ATGCTCTACCCCACGCCGCCTCGGACGCCCGCCGATGATCGGGTGCTCGCCGAGATCGACGTCATGCGGCAGGCGCTGCGGCACCAGATCCAGACCACGCCGTCCAAGTGGACAGCCGGGCTCCGGAAGTTCCTGACGGCCGACGCGGTCGCGGCCTCGAACTCGATCGAGGGCTTCAAGGTGTCCACGATCGACGTCGAGGATCTGATCGACGGCGAGCGGGATGTCGAGGTCTCCGAGGAAAATCGCGACGAGACGCTCGCCTACGAGCGAATGATGGCTTATATCCAGACGCTCCACGATGCCCAGGACTTCAGCTACAGCAAAGGCCTGTTCAACGCGTTGCACTGGATGTTGCAAGGCCACCGGCACACCGCGCGCAGGCCGGCCGGGCAATGGCGCCGAGGTCCCGTCTACGTCACGGACGCCCGCGACCCCAGCATCGCGGCCTACACCGCCCCAGACGTCGATACCGTCCCCGCACTGATGAAGGAACTCGTCGACTGGCTCGACACCGACGACGACGCCCATCCGCTGGTACGGGCCGCCATGGCGCACCTGCACCTCGTGTCCATCCACCCCTGGGCCGATGGGAACGGCCGAATGTCCCGCTCGCTGCAGACGCTCATGATCGCTCGCGAAGGTGTTCTCGCCCCGGAGTTCTCATCCATCGAGGCGTGGCTTGGCCGTCCCGGCAACACCTGGGAGTACTACCGGGAACTCGCCGGCCGGGGCCCGACGTACGTACCCGACCAGGACGTCGCCAGTTGGATCCGCTTCAACCTGACCGCCTACCACCAGCAGGCCCAGACCGTGCAGGGCCGGCTCGACCGCTCCGGGCGGGTGTGGGGGGCGCTGTCGGAGTTCGCCGCGGCCACCGGCCTGGACGAACGGGTGGTGACCGCCCTCCACGACGTGGCCATGGCCGGGCGCGTCCGCCGCTCACGCTACGAGGAAGCCGAGGGCCTGAGCCTGCAGCAGGCACAACGAGATCTCCGAGACCTCACCACCGCTCAGGTCCTGGTGCCGGTCGGCCGAACCCGGGCCCGCTACTACACGGCGGGCCCCCGCTTCCCTCAGCCGGCTCTCGACCTCGCGGGAACCCCGATGACCCTGCGGGATCCGTACTCCGGCTGA
- a CDS encoding sulfotransferase family protein codes for MRRYPSANQLLDEAAAQAGLADFGPGDFRDGLAVLLDSLERDGDLDPGTDAAVIGDFRRRLVNRLKVEAWYGEHPEVADVPVLGPVDINGLPRTGTTALADMLSLDPRFRCLRGWEQAEPCPPPTPDDEANDPRRLEFIAVQERRSPESRAKHLVEVDATMEDTELLGMAFHGQQMVLPVAGYRDWWREADLTSTYQYHRRVVKLLGSRRPPQLWLFKAPHHKFHLEALAAAYPDIRFVMTHRDPAKVVPSYSSLVSSITPPAAGERDLHRLGREISDHLRSGLLHAIDARKSLGEDRFLDVHHRELVADPKGTVRRIYAWLGFELTPAVERTILDWQQANRMGAAGTHRYTAEQFGLSTAQIRADYDFYIRHFDVAVEG; via the coding sequence ATGCGGCGCTATCCCTCCGCCAACCAGTTACTCGACGAGGCCGCCGCGCAGGCCGGGCTGGCCGACTTCGGCCCCGGCGACTTCCGCGACGGCCTCGCCGTGCTGCTCGACAGCCTCGAACGCGACGGCGACCTGGACCCGGGCACCGACGCGGCCGTGATCGGTGACTTCCGCCGCCGCCTCGTCAACCGTCTCAAGGTCGAGGCCTGGTACGGCGAGCACCCGGAGGTCGCCGACGTCCCGGTCCTCGGGCCCGTCGACATCAACGGGCTGCCCCGCACCGGCACCACGGCGCTCGCCGACATGCTGTCCCTCGACCCGCGGTTCCGCTGCCTGCGGGGCTGGGAGCAGGCCGAACCGTGCCCGCCGCCGACGCCGGACGACGAGGCGAACGACCCTCGACGGCTTGAGTTCATCGCCGTCCAGGAGCGCCGGTCGCCGGAGAGCCGGGCGAAACACCTCGTCGAGGTCGACGCCACGATGGAGGACACGGAGCTTCTCGGCATGGCGTTTCACGGCCAGCAGATGGTGTTACCCGTGGCCGGCTACCGGGACTGGTGGCGCGAGGCGGACCTGACCTCGACCTACCAGTACCACCGCCGCGTCGTGAAACTGCTGGGATCGCGACGCCCGCCGCAGCTGTGGCTGTTCAAGGCGCCGCACCACAAATTCCATCTCGAGGCGCTGGCGGCGGCCTATCCGGACATCCGCTTCGTCATGACCCACCGCGACCCGGCCAAGGTCGTCCCCTCGTATTCCAGCCTCGTCTCCTCGATCACGCCGCCCGCCGCCGGCGAACGCGACCTGCACCGGCTCGGCCGCGAGATCAGCGACCACCTGCGCAGCGGCCTGCTCCACGCCATCGACGCCCGCAAGAGCCTCGGCGAGGACCGGTTCCTCGACGTCCACCACCGCGAGCTCGTCGCCGACCCGAAGGGGACCGTGCGCCGGATCTACGCGTGGCTCGGCTTCGAGCTCACCCCCGCGGTCGAGCGGACGATCCTCGACTGGCAGCAGGCCAACCGGATGGGCGCCGCCGGCACCCACCGGTACACCGCCGAGCAGTTCGGCCTCAGCACCGCCCAGATCCGCGCCGACTACGACTTCTACATCCGCCACTTCGACGTAGCCGTGGAGGGCTGA
- a CDS encoding MAPEG family protein yields the protein MTIAISCAAILGALVFGLGFNVSRLRGIVGKAGGAQQPTDPTDRLFVAVRAHGNAAEYVPTLMVLFLLVGERSPAAVAIPLIIGATVARLAHVVGMLTTPDWSIPTRSRLVGALGTYLFGVALAIAAAVTLL from the coding sequence ATGACCATCGCCATCAGCTGCGCCGCCATTCTCGGCGCGCTCGTCTTCGGCCTCGGCTTCAACGTGTCCCGCCTGCGCGGGATCGTCGGCAAGGCCGGCGGCGCCCAGCAGCCGACCGATCCCACCGACCGGCTGTTCGTCGCGGTCCGCGCGCACGGCAACGCGGCCGAGTACGTGCCGACGCTCATGGTCCTGTTCCTGCTCGTGGGGGAGCGCAGCCCGGCCGCCGTGGCGATCCCACTGATCATCGGTGCCACGGTCGCCCGCCTCGCTCACGTGGTCGGCATGCTGACCACGCCTGACTGGTCGATCCCGACCCGGTCCCGGCTGGTCGGTGCCCTGGGCACCTATCTGTTCGGCGTGGCCCTCGCGATCGCCGCCGCGGTGACGCTGCTGTGA